A single genomic interval of Desulfarculaceae bacterium harbors:
- a CDS encoding hydrogenase iron-sulfur subunit — MSDNSQFQPRIAAFLCNWCSYGAADLAGVSRLQYPPNIHVIRIPCTGRMSPKFILQAFRQGVDGVWVSG; from the coding sequence ATGAGCGATAATTCCCAGTTCCAACCACGCATCGCGGCGTTCCTGTGCAACTGGTGCTCCTACGGCGCGGCCGACCTCGCCGGGGTGAGCCGGTTGCAGTACCCGCCCAATATTCACGTGATACGCATCCCCTGCACCGGCCGCATGAGCCCCAAGTTCATCTTGCAGGCCTTCCGCCAGGGAGTCGACGGAGTGTGGGTCAGCGGCTGA
- a CDS encoding hydrogenase iron-sulfur subunit: MAGNLFARRRFAVLKNLLEYVGIEPGRLHFSWISSAEATKFQDTVIEVTESVKALGPAKHMIKDVRKVA, translated from the coding sequence ATTGCTGGCAACCTCTTCGCCCGGCGGCGGTTCGCCGTCCTCAAGAATCTCCTGGAGTACGTTGGCATTGAACCCGGTCGGCTGCATTTCAGCTGGATCTCATCCGCCGAGGCCACCAAGTTCCAAGACACGGTGATCGAGGTGACCGAGTCGGTCAAGGCTCTGGGCCCGGCCAAGCACATGATCAAAGACGTCCGGAAGGTGGCCTGA